A genomic stretch from Arachis stenosperma cultivar V10309 chromosome 3, arast.V10309.gnm1.PFL2, whole genome shotgun sequence includes:
- the LOC130967810 gene encoding uncharacterized protein LOC130967810: MAMGPERSKALHNFSMPCLKWGHQRFLRCVKVPSTDDHHRRSSHPDPPFLASTKRKATATGDIDNIDAVRQKLMVDLKDAADKLKVSIFEEGTVANTTINNNHARPWNLRTRRAVCKSPPPTHREDQKHKNLDSIPEAMVVGVGIETPKKITEEKPKFSVSLSKAEIEQDFLVLLGTRPPRRPKKRPRIVQRQLDTLFPGLWLSEVSAESYKVPDVPE, encoded by the exons ATGGCTATGGGGCCAGAAAGATCCAAGGCACTGCACAACTTCTCCATGCCCTGCTTGAAATGGGGACACCAGAGATTCCTCCGCTGCGTCAAAGTCCCCTCCACCGACGACCACCATCGCCGATCATCCCATCCCGACCCGCCGTTTCTCGCTTCCACCAAGCGCAAAGCCACAGCCACCGGCGACATCGACAACATCGATGCCGTCCGCCAGAAGCTCATGGTGGATCTCAAAGACGCCGCCGATAAGCTCAAAGTTTCAATCTTTGAGGAAGGTACCGTCGCCAACACCACCATCAACAACAACCACGCAAGGCCATGGAATCTCAGGACAAGAAGAGCTGTGTGCAAGTCGCCGCCGCCGACGCACCGTGAAGATCAAAAACACAAGAATCTTGATTCTATCCCTGAAGctatggtggttggtgtgggCATAGAGACCCCCAAAAAGATAACGGAAGAAAAGCCCAAGTTTTCTGTTTCATTGTCCAAGGCAGAGATTGAACAGGATTTCTTGGTTTTGCTTGGGACCAGGCCTCCGCGGAGACCCAAGAAGAGGCCTAGAATTGTGCAGAGGCAACTTGAT ACCCTTTTTCCTGGATTGTGGCTCAGCGAGGTCAGTGCAGAATCTTACAAAGTCCCTGATGTCCCTGAATGA
- the LOC130968667 gene encoding zinc finger protein BRUTUS-like encodes MTTPFSAGLKHLDGGGGLAVLSNSIDKVDSSSTSSSTALSGSVKCSKLVDSPILIFLFFHKAIRNELDALHRLAMAFATGNSSDIQPLSQRYHFLSSMYRHHSNAEDEVIFPALDIRVKNVAKTYSLEHKGENNLFDHLFELLNSSTHNDESFARELASCTGALQTSVSQHMAKEEEQVFPLLIENFSLEEQASLVWQFLCSIPVNMMTEFLPWLSRSISPDERLDLQNCLIKIVPEEKLLQKVIFKWMEGRSSVNTVDSCVNHSQVQSSSSPSTGKRKYSGSTLDDSDAIGLHPIDEILLWHNAIRKELSEIAVETRKIQCSGDFTNLSSFNQRLQFIAEVCIFHSIAEDKVIFPAVDGELSFFQEHAEEESQFNDFRCLIEGIQSEGATSNSEVEFFSKLCSHADHIMETIERHFHNEEVQVLPLARKHFSFKRQCELLYQSLCMMPLKLIERVLPWLVGSLTAEETKMFLRNMQLAAPEMDSALVTLFSGWACKARIEGLCLSSGASGCCPVQRLSDIEENIAWPSCACASASSVRDCLVLDKSDGNRKSFKRNLLESHNNGDITENPETENVQKQCFATRSCCVPGLGVNSNNLGLSSISTAKSLRSLSFNSSAPSLNSSLFVWETESSSSDVGSAQRPIDTIFSFHKAIRKDLEYLDVESGKLSNGDEIVLRQFSGRFRLLWGLYRAHSNAEDDIVFPALESKEALHNVSHSYMLDHKQEEQLFEDISCVLSELSMLHEALQMNHMPENLSESNFRTSDSKGSENIKKYNELATKLQGMCKSIRVTLDHHLFREECELWPLFGKHFTVEEQDKIVGRIIGTTGAEVLQSMLPWVTSALTQDEQNKMMDTWKQATKNTMFNEWLTECWKDSPAPITQIETSDHNTSRRGAEYQESLDHNDQMFKPGWKDIFRMNQNELESEIRKVYRDSTLDPRRKAYLVQNLMTSRWIAAQQKSLKAITEVASNGEQIEGQSPSFRNPDKHVYGCEHYKRNCKLRATCCGKLVTCRFCHDNVSDHSMDRKATSEMMCMRCLNIQPIGPKCMTPSCNELSMAKYYCNICKFFDDERNVYHCPFCNICRVGRGLGIDYFHCMKCNCCLGIRSQSHKCLEKGLEMNCPICCDDLFTSSAPVRALPCGHYMHSACFQAYTCSHYTCPICSKSLGDMAVYFGMLDALLATEDLPEEYKDRCQDILCHDCDKKGTSRFHWLYHKCGFCGSYNTRVIKGEESNSSCSYS; translated from the exons ATGACGACGCCGTTTTCGGCGGGGCTGAAGCACTTGGATGGAGGCGGAGGACTGGCGGTGCTCTCCAATTCCATCGACAAGGTTGATTCGTCCTCCACTTCCTCCTCGACGGCGCTCAGTGGCAGCGTCAAGTGCTCTAAGCTGGTAGACTCGCCCAttttgattttcttgttcttccacaaGGCGATTCGGAACGAGCTAGACGCGCTGCACCGTCTCGCCATGGCATTCGCCACCGGCAACTCCTCCGATATCCAGCCTCTCTCCCAGCGCTACCATTTCCTCAGCTCCATGTACAGGCACCACTCCAATGCCGAAGACGAG GTGATTTTTCCAGCCCTTGATATACGTGTGAAGAATGTTGCAAAGACATATTCTCTTGAACACAAAGGTGAAAACAATCTTTTTGATCATCTATTTGAGCTGCTAAATTCTTCCACCCACAACGATGAAAGTTTTGCTAGAGAGTTAGCATCCTGCACAGGAGCTTTGCAGACGTCAGTTAGTCAACACATGGCAAAGGAAGAGGAGCAG GTATTTCCTTTGCTTATTGAGAATTTCTCTCTCGAGGAGCAGGCATCTTTAGTTTGGCAGTTTCTTTGCAGTATTCCCGTGAACATGATGACAGAATTTCTTCCATGGCTTTCAAGATCCATATCACCTGATGAACGACTGGATTTGCAGAATTGCTTAATCAAGATAGTTCCAGAGGAAAAGCTTCTTCAAAAG GTTATTTTCAAGTGGATGGAAGGGAGAAGCAGTGTTAACACAGTTGACAGTTGTGTAAACCATTCTCAAGTTCAATCTAGTAGTAGCCCATCAACTGGAAAAAGGAAATATTCTGGATCTACCCTGGATGACTCTGATGCCATTGGATTACATCCTATAGATGAAATATTGCTCTGGCATAATGCAATTAGAAAAGAGCTAAGTGAGATAGCAGTGGAGACCAGAAAGATACAATGTTCAGGGGATTTTACAAATCTATCCTCTTTTAATCAAAGATTGCAGTTCATTGCTGAAGTTTGTATATTTCATAG TATTGCTGAGGACAAAGTTATTTTTCCAGCAGTAGATGGAGAATTGTCATTTTTTCAGGAGCATGCTGAAGAAGAAAGCCAGTTTAATGACTTCCGGTGTTTGATTGAAGGTATTCAAAGTGAAGGAGCAACATCTAATTCAGAAGTTGAATTCTTTTCAAAGTTATGCTCACATGCTGATCATATAATGGAAACCATAGAGAGACATTTCCATAATGAAGAAGTTCAG GTCCTTCCACTTGCAAGAAAGCACTTTAGCTTTAAAAGGCAATGCGAACTTCTGTATCAAAGCTTGTGCATGATGCCTCTGAAATTGATTGAGCGCGTCCTTCCATGGTTGGTAGGATCGTTAACTGCAGAAGAAACAAAGATGTTTCTGAGAAACATGCAGTTGGCAG CTCCAGAAATGGATTCTGCTCTAGTTACACTCTTCTCTGGGTGGGCTTGCAAGGCTCGTATTGAAGGTCTATGTTTGTCTTCTGGTGCGTCAGGTTGCTGTCCTGTTCAAAGACTTTCTGATATTGAAGAAAACATTGCTTGGCCATCCTGCGCTTGTGCTTCCGCATCATCTGTAAGAGATTGTTTAGTATTAGACAAATCAGATGGGAACAGAAAGTCATTCAAGCGAAACTTATTAGAGTCCCACAACAATGGAGATATCACTGAaaatccagagactgaaaatgTCCAAAAACAATGTTTTGCTACTCGGTCTTGTTGTGTGCCGGGTTTAGGAGTAAACAGTAACAATTTGGGGCTGAGTTCTATTTCTACAGCCAAGTCCTTGCGGTCCTTGTCTTTCAACTCTTCTGCCCCATCTCTTAATTCCAGTCTTTTTGTATGGGAAACAGAAAGCAGCTCATCTGATGTTGGATCTGCACAAAGACCAATTGATACCATATTTAGTTTCCACAAAGCTATACGAAAAGACTTGGAGTATCTAGATGTTGAATCTGGAAAGCTGAGTAATGGTGATGAGATAGTTCTTCGGCAATTTAGTGGAAGATTTCGTCTTTTATGGGGCTTATATAGAGCTCATAGTAATGCAGAAGATGATATAGTATTTCCAGCATTGGAGTCAAAAGAGGCACTTCATAATGTGAGTCATTCATACATGCTGGACCATAAGCAGGAAGAACAATTATTTGAGGATATTTCCTGCGTTCTTTCTGAGCTTTCTATGCTTCATGAAGCCTTGCAGATGAACCATATGCCAGAGAACTTAAGTGAAAGTAATTTTAGAACATCTGATTCCAAGGGTAGTGAGAATATTAAAAAGTATAATGAACTCGCGACTAAGCTTCAAGGAATGTGCAAATCCATAAGGGTTACTCTGGATCATCATCTTTTCAGGGAGGAGTGTGAACTGTGGCCATTATTTGGGAAACATTTCACTGTAGAAGAACAGGACAAGATAGTGGGACGGATAATTGGAACAACTGGAGCTGAAGTTCTCCAATCAATGTTGCCATGGGTAACTTCCGCGCTTACTCAAGATGAACAGAACAAAATGATGGACACATGGAAGCAGGCAACTAAAAACACTATGTTCAATGAATGGCTCACTGAATGCTGGAAAGATAGTCCAGCACCTATAACACAGATAGAAACATCAGATCATAACACTTCTCGGAGAG GTGCTGAATATCAAGAAAGCTTGGACCATAATGATCAAATGTTCAAGCCTGGTTGGAAAGACATATTCCGGATGAACCAGAATGAACTTGAGTCAGAGATCCGAAAGGTTTATCGTGATTCAACTCTTGATCCAAGGAGAAAGGCATACCTTGTGCAGAATCTGATGACAAG TCGTTGGATAGCTGCTCAGCAGAAATCACTGAAAGCCATAACTGAAGTAGCATCTAATGGTGAACAAATAGAAGGGCAGTCACCATCATTTCGGAACCCTGATAAACATGTGTATGGGTGTGAGCACTATAAGAGAAATTGTAAGCTACGAGCTACATGTTGTGGCAAGTTAGTTACTTGCAGATTTTGTCATGACAATGTGAGCGATCACTCAATGGATAG AAAAGCAACATCAGAAATGATGTGTATGCGCTGCCTGAATATACAGCCGATAGGGCCTAAATGCATGACACCTTCATGTAACGAACTTTCAATGGCAAAATACTATTGCAACATATGCAAATTTTTTGATGATGAAAG GAATGTATATCATTGCCCATTTTGCAACATATGCCGTGTCGGACGAGGGCTTGGGATTGATTATTTCCATTGCATGAAATGCAATTGCTGCTTGGGCATAAGATCACAATCACATAAGTGCCTGGAAAAAGGCTTAGAAATGAATTGCCCAATTTGTTGTGATGATTTATTCACGTCAAGTGCTCCAGTTAGAGCTCTGCCTTGTGGCCATTATATGCATTCTGCTTGCTTTCAG GCATACACTTGTAGTCACTACACATGTCCGATCTGCAGCAAGTCATTGGGAGATATGGCG GTTTATTTTGGCATGCTTGACGCACTATTGGCTACTGAGGATCTTCCTGAAGAGTATAAGGACCGGTGTCAG GACATACTCTGCCATGACTGTGACAAAAAGGGCACTTCACGCTTCCATTGGTTATACCACAAATGTGGATTTTGTGGCTCTTACAATACCCGGGTGATTAAGGGTGAGGAATCAAATTCCAGCTGCTCTTACTCTTAG